The Bacteroidales bacterium genome window below encodes:
- a CDS encoding LPS-assembly protein LptD, producing the protein MLLKFTYRVFNIILLVCVSLLIYSQDIKTNNDTLSIISNDTIFIIDDTLSVDMDTIPEKSILSPNAVDAKIDYNADDSIIFSLDEKKVYLYGNAIIIHTNMELKADYIVLDLEKDIVFACGVTDSLGKETGKPEFKEGNEAFVAETMRYNFKTKKGIIKGVITEQGEGYLHSSRTKKMPNNEIHLKNGKYTTCDHEHPHFYVALTKAKVIPDEKIISGPAFLVIEDVPLPFIGIPFGFFPNKKGRASGILIPNYGEEVNRGFYLRDGGYYWGISDHFDLVARGEIYSKGSYGLKTQSRYKKRYKYNGNLSFDYYRNKIGDKGSTDFIDQKDYKLRWTHSQDPKARPNSSFSANVNFGSVTYDKYNSTNTQDYLNNTIQSSIAYSKTFANTPFHMSTNVTHSQNSRDSIVHMSLPIMTFNMKRIYPLKKAVDKWDIGWLENLGIGYTSKFQNTVEVIDTLLFEPSTLDKFKNGVNHSIPIKTSFNLLKYFNVSPNFSYTERWYFESVNKYWDNALYIPEGDTVYQQGRIVTDTIKGFNRVYDYSMGASLSTTMYGFYKFSDSFIGFIRNSGLQTIRHKIDPSIGFSYRPDFSEEKWHYYDTVINENTGEKIGYSPYQLGIYPLPGTKKSGMINFSLRNNIEAKVLNRKDSTESFKKIKILESLNLSSSYNLIADSLNLSNIKISARTNLFKMLNVNYDAILDPYVYDSVNNTRINTFEWEKNHKIGRITSWYISMGITLKESTFKKEDSKKDDMESEDEETDYYDYFKVPWSMRVNYSIRYSRPGLDEPVITQTLNFSGDLSLTPKWKIGISSGYDLENREFTFTNVNLSRDLHCWVMTFRFVPFGDRQNYNFEIGVKASILQDLKYTKREDWRDNF; encoded by the coding sequence TTGCTTTTAAAATTTACATACAGAGTTTTTAATATTATCTTACTTGTATGTGTTTCGTTGTTAATATATTCACAGGATATAAAAACCAACAACGACACTCTTTCTATTATTAGTAATGACACTATTTTTATTATTGATGATACTCTTTCTGTTGATATGGATACAATTCCTGAAAAATCAATATTATCACCTAATGCAGTAGATGCCAAGATAGATTATAATGCTGATGATTCAATTATTTTTTCTCTGGATGAGAAAAAAGTTTATCTATATGGAAATGCAATAATAATTCATACAAACATGGAATTAAAAGCAGATTATATTGTATTAGATCTTGAAAAAGATATAGTATTTGCATGTGGTGTAACGGATAGTCTTGGAAAGGAAACAGGTAAACCTGAATTTAAGGAAGGTAACGAGGCATTTGTTGCCGAAACTATGAGATATAATTTTAAAACAAAAAAAGGAATAATAAAAGGTGTAATAACAGAACAAGGCGAAGGTTATCTTCATAGTAGCAGGACAAAAAAAATGCCTAATAATGAGATACATCTGAAAAATGGTAAATATACTACTTGTGATCATGAACATCCCCATTTTTATGTTGCTTTAACAAAAGCTAAAGTAATTCCTGATGAAAAAATTATATCAGGACCTGCATTTTTAGTTATTGAAGATGTTCCTTTACCTTTTATAGGTATTCCTTTTGGATTTTTTCCTAACAAAAAAGGAAGGGCATCGGGAATTTTAATTCCAAATTACGGTGAAGAAGTTAACAGAGGATTTTATTTAAGAGATGGTGGGTATTACTGGGGAATTAGTGATCATTTTGATTTAGTTGCTCGTGGGGAAATTTATTCAAAGGGTTCTTATGGCTTAAAAACTCAATCAAGGTATAAAAAAAGGTATAAATATAATGGTAATTTGAGTTTTGATTATTACAGGAACAAAATTGGTGATAAGGGTTCAACTGATTTTATTGACCAGAAAGATTATAAATTAAGATGGACACACAGCCAGGACCCTAAAGCAAGACCAAACAGCAGCTTTTCAGCAAATGTTAATTTCGGGTCAGTTACATATGATAAATATAATTCTACAAATACACAGGATTATTTGAATAATACCATACAGTCAAGTATTGCATACAGCAAAACATTTGCAAATACTCCCTTTCATATGTCAACAAATGTTACTCACTCTCAGAATAGTAGGGACAGTATAGTACATATGAGTTTACCAATAATGACATTTAACATGAAGCGTATATATCCATTAAAAAAGGCAGTAGATAAATGGGATATTGGATGGTTGGAAAATCTTGGAATAGGATATACTTCAAAATTTCAAAATACCGTTGAAGTCATAGACACACTTCTTTTTGAACCATCAACATTAGATAAATTTAAAAATGGAGTAAACCATAGTATTCCAATAAAAACATCATTTAATTTATTGAAATATTTTAATGTTTCACCGAATTTTTCATATACAGAACGATGGTATTTTGAATCTGTAAATAAATACTGGGATAATGCTCTTTATATTCCTGAAGGTGATACAGTTTACCAGCAAGGAAGAATTGTTACTGATACTATTAAAGGATTTAACAGAGTTTATGATTATAGTATGGGTGCGTCTTTGTCCACGACAATGTATGGTTTTTACAAGTTTAGCGATTCTTTTATTGGTTTTATACGAAATTCAGGTTTACAAACTATAAGACATAAAATAGACCCATCTATTGGATTTTCATATCGTCCTGATTTTAGCGAAGAAAAATGGCATTATTATGATACAGTAATAAATGAAAATACAGGAGAAAAAATTGGTTATTCGCCGTATCAACTAGGTATTTACCCTCTTCCCGGAACGAAAAAATCAGGTATGATAAATTTTTCTTTAAGAAATAATATTGAGGCAAAAGTACTTAACAGAAAAGATTCAACAGAAAGTTTCAAAAAAATTAAGATATTGGAAAGTCTTAATTTATCATCTTCATATAATCTTATTGCCGATTCATTAAACTTGAGTAATATTAAAATATCTGCAAGAACTAATTTATTTAAGATGTTAAATGTAAATTATGATGCTATTCTTGATCCTTATGTATATGACTCAGTAAATAATACGAGAATAAATACTTTTGAATGGGAAAAAAATCATAAAATAGGACGAATAACCAGTTGGTATATTTCAATGGGAATTACCCTGAAAGAGAGTACTTTTAAAAAGGAAGATTCAAAAAAAGATGATATGGAAAGTGAAGACGAAGAAACTGATTATTACGATTATTTCAAAGTTCCATGGAGTATGAGGGTAAACTATAGTATTAGATATAGCCGGCCAGGATTAGATGAACCGGTAATTACCCAAACATTAAATTTTTCAGGAGACCTTAGCTTGACCCCAAAATGGAAAATTGGTATTTCGTCAGGTTATGACCTTGAAAATCGGGAATTTACTTTTACTAATGTTAATTTGTCAAGAGATTTGCATTGCTGGGTTATGACATTCAGATTTGTACCATTCGGAGACCGTCAGAATTATAATTTTGAAATAGGAGTTAAAGCTTCAATACTTCAGGATCTAAAATATACTAAACGAGAAGATTGGCGTGATAATTTTTAA